One segment of Theobroma cacao cultivar B97-61/B2 chromosome 9, Criollo_cocoa_genome_V2, whole genome shotgun sequence DNA contains the following:
- the LOC18588164 gene encoding endoglucanase 16, with the protein MGTFARTYAAAVVAWLAVFQGHLVSVACHDSNYKDALTKSIIFLEAQRSGKLPPNHRPSWRGDSALDDGKEANVDLVGGYYDAGDNVKYGLPMAFTTTTLAWSAIAYKSHLQAAGELENVRAAIRWGTDYFLKAAARRDRLYVQVGDPVKDHECWVRPEKMKTPRTVLQINASAPGTEIAAETAAAMAASSMVFRGTDRAYARRLLNKAKLLFEFAKSHKGTYDGECPFYCSYSGYNDELLWAAAWLYHATFKSAYLHYIKEEAVSAAVDEFNWDLKYAGVQVLLSQFFFKGDQCLKSYKDQADSYICSVLPESPYFKIPMTPGGMIHLRDGANTQYVTGAAFLFTIYGDMLQKFNQKVQCGNKQFDSTHLLAFAKQQMDYILGKNPEGRSYMVGFGNNPPKQAHHRGASVPASEANLEVGCPMSFVRWYNKDVPNPNELTGAILGGPDKQDHFTDLRWTSVYTEPCTYVNSQAVAPLAKLTCPSIKP; encoded by the exons ATGGGAACTTTTGCAAGAACATATGCAGCCGCTGTTGTGGCATGGCTGGCTGTGTTTCAAGGGCATTTAGTCTCTGTTGCTTGTCATGATTCGAACTACAAGGACGCCCTCACCAAGTCCATCATTTTTTTAGAAGCACAAAGATCAGGGAAACTACCCCCTAATCATAGACCATCCTGGAGAGGAGATTCTGCTCTTGATGATGGAAAAGAAGCAAAT GTGGACCTTGTCGGAGGATATTACGATGCTGGAGACAATGTGAAATATGGATTGCCCATGGCATTCACAACCACCACCCTGGCATGGTCTGCTATTGCTTACAAGTCCCATCTGCAAGCTGCTGGCGAGTTGGAAAACGTTCGTGCGGCTATTCGTTGGGGCACTGATTATTTTCTAAAAGCCGCTGCTAGACGTGACAGATTGTATGTGCAG gttGGCGACCCTGTAAAAGATCATGAATGTTGGGTGAGACCAGAGAAAATGAAGACACCGAGAACTGTCCTGCAAATCAATGCGAGTGCACCTGGAACAGAGATTGCAGCTGAAACTGCTGCGGCAATGGCTGCTTCTTCTATGGTCTTTAGAGGCACTGATCGTGCCTATGCACGTCGTCTCCTTAACAAAGCCAAATTG CTTTTCGAATTTGCTAAATCACACAAGGGAACCTACGATGGAGAATGCCCCTTCTATTGCTCTTACTCTGGCTATAAC GATGAGCTGCTGTGGGCGGCAGCATGGCTATACCATGCCACCTTTAAAAGCGCATACTTGCACTACATCAAAGAAGAAGCAGTTAGTGCAGCTGTCGATGAGTTTAACTGGGACCTCAAATATGCTGGAGTCCAAGTCCTCCTTTCTCAG tttttctttaaaggtgATCAGTGTTTAAAATCCTACAAGGACCAAGCTGACAGTTATATTTGCTCAGTGCTTCCTGAAAGTCCTTATTTTAAGATTCCCATGACTCCAG GTGGAATGATTCACTTGAGAGATGGGGCCAACACTCAGTATGTTACAGGAGCAGCTTTCTTGTTCACTATCTATGGTGATATGCTTCAAAAATTCAACCAAAAGGTCCAGTGTGGAAACAAACAGTTTGACTCCACCCACCTCTTGGCTTTTGCTAAGCAGCAG ATGGACTATATACTAGGGAAAAACCCTGAAGGAAGATCATACATGGTTGGGTTTGGGAACAATCCACCGAAACAAGCGCACCACCGGGGTGCCTCGGTCCCAGCGTCGGAGGCCAATCTGGAAGTGGGCTGCCCCATGAGCTTCGTTCGATGGTACAATAAAGACGTACCGAATCCTAATGAGTTAACCGGTGCTATACTTGGTGGACCTGACAAGCAAGATCACTTCACTGATCTACGTTGGACATCCGTCTACACCGAGCCCTGCACTTACGTTAACTCTCAAGCTGTTGCTCCCTTGGCCAAGCTTACTTGCCCGAGCATTAAGCCATAG
- the LOC18588165 gene encoding fatty-acid-binding protein 2: MRSNWLLFMDLDGGGSPYIFAMEPFVSNGLGAHLFSQFSSLVDSSLYHSKHMYVPGSLAFREAFGCMSRFAGTLLFWFSSMSTSNLSRDISAGNQRGLKSGSCKSSAKVKHIASCKNYVAGFQFASESSGQSATPLVFGKISSYAMRHFFGEVEALQSFPLLSLAAALIPPFDNLSAKVLAVPLENTEVQTQECMDQRRCDVGLQGCGSLSFLDLNWTRHAVEPRTGIEFPMILDNILDRQNNSSLASEVLVGTGSRTMKIIKIKSLKVYAFGFYIHPYSVCQKLGPKYASIPAGELHKHNDFYQDLLREDIGMTVRLVVNCNGMKVNTVRDAFEKSLRARLVKTNPNTDYHCLSTFGSYFTQDIPLPAGTIIDFQRTADGQLITKIGGNQIGVVHSKDLCRAFFDMYVGDFPVSEQTKEDIGRNVASIIRRC; encoded by the exons ATGCGGAGTAATTGGTTGCTTTTCATGGATTTAGATGGAGGAGGGTCTCCATATATTTTTGCAATGGAGCCCTTTGTATCTAATGGTTTGGGAGCTCATTTGTTTTCTCAGTTCAGTTCATTGGTTGACAGTTCTTTGTACCATTCTAAACACATGTATGTACCTGGTAGTCTTGCGTTTCGTGAAGCTTTTGGTTGCATGTCAAGGTTTGCAGGTACATTACTGTTTTGGTTCTCTAGTATGTCGACTTCGAATTTGAGTAGGGATATATCTGCTGGTAATCAACGTGGTTTGAAATCTGGAAGTTGCAAGTCTTCAGCTAAGGTTAAGCACATTGCTTCTTGCAAGAATTATGTTGCTGGATTTCAATTTGCTTCTGAATCGAGTGGCCAATCTGCCACCCCACTTGTTTTTGGTAAAATTTCGAGTTATGCAATGAGACACTTCTTTGGAGAAGTGGAAGCACTCCAATCCTTTCCTCTGCTCTCATTAGCTGCTGCTCTAATTCCACCATTTGACAACTT ATCTGCAAAGGTACTAGCCGTTCCACTGGAAAATACAGAAGTTCAAACGCAAGAATGCATGGATCAAAGGCGTTGTGATGTTGGGCTTCAAGGATGTGGCAGTCTATCTTTTCTAGATTTGAACTGGACAAGACATGCTGTTGAACCGAGAACCGGCATCGAGTTCCCAATGATATTGGATAACATATTAGATAGACAGAATAATTCCAGTTTAGCTTCTGAG GTGCTTGTTGGTACTGGATCAAGAaccatgaaaataatcaaaattaagtctCTGAAGGTGTATGCTTTTGGTTTTT ATATTCATCCATACTCTGTATGCCAGAAATTGGGTCCAAAGTATGCTTCTATTCCAGCGGGTGAACTGCACAAACACAATGATTTTTATCAGGATCTTCTTAG GGAGGATATTGGTATGACTGTTAGGCTTGTGGTTAATTGCAATGGGATGAAAGTCAATACAGTAAGAGA TGCATTTGAAAAATCTCTTCGTGCTCGTTTAGTAAAG ACAAATCCCAACACTGATTATCATTGCCTAAGTACATTTGGCTCCTACTTCACTCAAGATATTCCATTGCCTGCG GGAACAATAATTGACTTTCAGCGGACAGCTGATGGGCAACTAATTACCAAAa TTGGAGGTAACCAGATAGGAGTGGTCCACAGCAAGGATTTATGCA GGGCTTTCTTTGACATGTACGTTGGAGATTTCCCGGTGTCCGAGCAAACAAAAGAAGACATCGGCAGAAATGTTGCAAGCATTATAAGGAGATGCTGA